A window of Pirellula sp. SH-Sr6A contains these coding sequences:
- a CDS encoding IS1380 family transposase, with translation MKSSFAKRIGARKKQILKRLAVARENRFSRGISNPNPVLATNSVKYELADRTHAISYAGVSAMLKLAGHVGLTDAINHRVQLLKSHAPYHESDHVLAMVMNVLCNGTRLEHLERLRNDSTFLDAIGADSIPDPTTAGDFCRRFHQSDIDSLMQAINEARINVWRQQDDAFFDQALIDVDGVIVATTAECKEGMDISYKGSWGYHPLLVSLANTKEVLAIVNRSGSVHSAHNAAAYLDKAICTCIAGGFRRIRMRGDCKFSQTEYLDGWDALGVRFQFGYEARANLKEIADNLDASAWKKLTRALPKNKTNETRTKPTNVKRQIIRERNYVHLELLHEEVAEFEYQPNACEKTYRMVVVRKNVSKEQGDVRLIDEIRYFFYISNDMPSVSSEDIVFGCNDRCDQENLIAQLSGGVRSLCAPVDNLESNWAYMVITSIAWNLKSWSALLTPVVTGQEQEHQAEKKRLLTMEFKTFLSVFIHVPCQILRHARKTIHRLLNWTDYTSAFFRLCAVLNL, from the coding sequence GTGAAGTCAAGTTTCGCAAAACGTATCGGTGCACGCAAGAAGCAAATCCTGAAAAGGCTCGCAGTAGCAAGGGAGAATCGCTTCTCTCGTGGTATCTCGAATCCGAATCCCGTTCTCGCTACCAACTCTGTCAAATACGAACTTGCTGATCGCACCCATGCCATCAGCTACGCTGGTGTCTCCGCCATGCTCAAGCTCGCCGGGCATGTCGGATTGACCGATGCCATCAATCATCGTGTCCAACTCTTAAAGTCACATGCTCCTTATCATGAATCCGACCACGTCCTCGCGATGGTTATGAATGTTCTATGCAACGGAACGAGGCTGGAGCATTTGGAGCGTCTTCGAAACGATTCGACATTCCTCGATGCGATCGGTGCCGATTCGATTCCTGATCCAACCACGGCAGGCGATTTCTGCCGTCGATTCCATCAATCCGACATCGACTCCCTGATGCAAGCTATTAACGAAGCCAGGATCAACGTATGGAGACAACAGGATGATGCGTTCTTTGACCAAGCCCTTATCGATGTCGATGGCGTTATCGTGGCAACTACAGCCGAGTGCAAAGAAGGAATGGATATCTCGTACAAGGGGAGTTGGGGATACCACCCTTTGCTGGTCAGCTTAGCCAACACCAAAGAAGTACTTGCGATTGTGAATCGCAGCGGTTCGGTTCACAGCGCTCACAACGCGGCAGCCTACTTAGATAAGGCGATCTGCACTTGTATCGCTGGAGGCTTCCGGCGCATTCGAATGCGAGGGGACTGCAAGTTCTCGCAGACGGAGTATCTCGACGGATGGGACGCCCTGGGAGTACGCTTCCAGTTCGGTTATGAGGCGCGAGCGAATCTGAAGGAAATCGCAGACAACTTGGATGCGTCGGCATGGAAGAAACTCACCCGCGCCTTGCCAAAAAACAAGACCAATGAAACTCGTACCAAACCCACCAATGTCAAACGCCAAATCATTCGGGAACGCAATTACGTCCATCTGGAGTTACTACATGAGGAAGTGGCCGAGTTCGAATACCAACCCAACGCCTGCGAGAAAACGTATCGAATGGTGGTTGTTCGGAAGAACGTCTCCAAAGAGCAGGGCGATGTTCGGCTCATCGACGAGATCCGCTACTTCTTTTACATCAGCAACGACATGCCCTCGGTATCGAGCGAGGACATTGTTTTTGGCTGCAATGACCGATGCGACCAAGAAAATTTGATAGCACAACTCTCCGGTGGAGTTCGATCGCTGTGCGCTCCGGTGGACAATTTGGAAAGCAACTGGGCGTATATGGTGATAACGAGTATTGCGTGGAACCTAAAATCCTGGTCTGCACTACTGACCCCCGTGGTGACTGGTCAAGAGCAAGAACATCAAGCAGAAAAGAAACGGCTCCTAACAATGGAATTTAAAACGTTTCTGTCCGTGTTCATTCATGTGCCATGCCAAATTCTACGACATGCCAGGAAAACGATTCATCGGCTCCTGAACTGGACGGACTACACATCAGCATTCTTCCGATTGTGTGCTGTGCTCAATCTGTAG
- a CDS encoding type I restriction-modification enzyme R subunit C-terminal domain-containing protein — protein sequence MIEFKQIIGRGTRLYDGKDYFTIYDFVKAYHHFSDPEWDGEPLEPNPCSKCSQNPCVCEPTTPQPCATCCNSPCSCPKEPCPDCGQFRCVCNRKKKATVKLADGKARSIQHMMVTSFWHPDGTPMSAQQFMEQLFGKLPEFFKDESELRAIWSVPDTRAKLLDGLSEKGFGNAQMAEMQRIIDAEKSDLFDVLAYVAYALPTKTREERANQARLEINANFNAKQQAFLDFVLAHYVTEGVHELATEKLTPLLRLKYNNSIADAVSDLGHPNEIGKVFADFQHYLYEEAA from the coding sequence ATGATTGAGTTCAAACAGATCATCGGGCGTGGTACTCGTCTCTACGACGGCAAAGACTATTTCACCATATACGATTTTGTGAAGGCCTATCACCATTTCAGCGACCCAGAGTGGGACGGTGAGCCGCTCGAGCCCAATCCGTGTTCAAAATGTAGTCAAAATCCATGCGTTTGCGAGCCCACCACTCCTCAACCATGTGCAACGTGCTGTAACTCGCCTTGCAGTTGTCCAAAAGAACCGTGTCCTGATTGCGGACAGTTTCGATGTGTTTGCAATCGTAAAAAGAAGGCAACTGTAAAACTTGCAGATGGCAAGGCGCGATCCATCCAGCACATGATGGTGACCAGCTTTTGGCATCCAGATGGAACTCCTATGTCGGCCCAACAGTTCATGGAACAACTCTTCGGCAAACTACCAGAATTTTTCAAGGATGAATCTGAGTTGCGGGCAATTTGGAGTGTGCCCGATACGCGTGCCAAGCTCCTAGATGGACTGTCCGAAAAGGGATTTGGCAACGCACAGATGGCCGAAATGCAACGGATCATCGACGCGGAGAAAAGCGACCTGTTCGACGTGCTGGCCTATGTCGCTTATGCGTTACCCACAAAGACCCGCGAAGAACGCGCCAACCAAGCTCGGCTGGAAATTAACGCCAATTTTAATGCAAAGCAGCAGGCGTTTCTCGATTTCGTGCTAGCACACTACGTTACCGAAGGCGTTCACGAACTCGCAACCGAAAAGCTCACACCGCTTTTGCGATTGAAATACAATAATAGCATCGCCGATGCCGTCTCTGATCTCGGACATCCCAATGAGATTGGAAAAGTGTTCGCGGACTTTCAGCACTATCTATATGAGGAAGCGGCTTGA
- a CDS encoding ABC-three component system protein, whose amino-acid sequence MASSIAPITLPLPTSTGATPSDFVHAGRPIPAIERIRLFEPTAWEEFVLEWADSLRTEYERVERCGGAGDCGRDIIGISKCGTGQWDNYQCKHYRDPVTPTDIWLELGKLVYYTHQGVYTYPRKYSFVAPQGAGNKLSRLLRDPSLLKSQLIQNWDAYCRNGITSTGVISLDASLTTHLGQLDFSIFDAIPPLRIIDGHAKTRWHVARFGGGLPARPPIASPPSTPTAEEITYIRHLLEAYGSHLNRVIERLDDLSDDELKAHLLDSRREFYSAESLRAFSRDTLPPGEFEVLQDELHSGICDEVRGEHSNGYHRVLAVVRVARSLQLTAHALVSRLTVRDRGGICHQLANDNKLRWVK is encoded by the coding sequence ATGGCGTCGAGCATAGCTCCAATCACATTACCACTACCAACAAGTACCGGCGCGACACCAAGTGATTTCGTTCATGCGGGGAGGCCTATTCCAGCGATTGAGAGAATTCGATTATTTGAGCCCACGGCATGGGAGGAGTTTGTGTTGGAGTGGGCAGATAGCTTGCGAACCGAGTATGAGAGGGTAGAACGTTGCGGCGGCGCTGGCGACTGCGGTCGGGACATCATAGGCATTAGCAAATGTGGAACCGGGCAATGGGACAACTACCAGTGCAAGCATTATCGCGATCCTGTGACACCCACTGACATTTGGTTAGAACTTGGCAAACTCGTATATTACACACATCAAGGCGTATACACGTATCCAAGAAAATACTCTTTTGTTGCACCCCAAGGGGCAGGAAACAAATTATCGCGACTCTTGAGAGATCCTAGCCTGCTAAAAAGTCAACTAATTCAGAATTGGGATGCTTATTGCCGGAATGGCATCACCAGTACAGGCGTAATCTCACTCGATGCATCCCTTACAACACATCTTGGCCAACTAGATTTTTCGATTTTCGACGCCATCCCGCCGCTACGAATAATTGATGGGCATGCGAAGACAAGATGGCATGTCGCACGCTTCGGTGGTGGCCTACCCGCGAGACCTCCCATCGCAAGTCCTCCAAGCACTCCCACTGCAGAAGAGATTACTTATATCCGGCATCTTCTCGAGGCTTATGGCTCCCATTTAAATCGAGTAATTGAGCGCCTAGATGATCTCTCGGATGATGAACTAAAGGCACACCTTCTCGATTCTCGACGTGAGTTTTACAGTGCGGAATCATTGAGGGCGTTTTCTCGCGATACATTGCCTCCCGGTGAATTTGAAGTGCTTCAAGATGAGCTGCATAGTGGAATCTGCGATGAAGTAAGGGGAGAACACAGTAACGGCTACCATCGAGTTCTCGCTGTAGTCAGGGTAGCTCGCTCACTCCAGCTTACGGCACATGCTCTCGTGAGCCGCTTGACAGTTCGAGATCGCGGAGGAATTTGTCATCAACTCGCAAACGATAACAAGTTGAGGTGGGTAAAGTGA
- a CDS encoding ABC-three component system middle component 2 encodes MSNTDTRLNLFNSPVEVGLRALVILTDIFPDACTLDRLVILDYFVIHSDDLPEGPLGLHPKTPHRSGEILVRRNTLQAGLMLFQSRGLIEIQYRKNGVCYAAMETSSSFLDAIDAEYVTDLRNRSAWLNSTLGNMPDVELHSVVQSNLGVWGAEFEMESVLHLEDKE; translated from the coding sequence GTGAGCAATACTGATACTCGACTTAACCTCTTCAATAGTCCTGTTGAAGTTGGTCTTAGAGCTCTGGTAATTTTGACGGACATTTTTCCTGACGCCTGTACTTTAGACAGGCTCGTAATTCTGGACTATTTTGTTATCCACTCCGACGATCTTCCTGAAGGCCCGCTAGGTCTCCATCCCAAAACGCCTCATCGAAGCGGCGAAATACTGGTCCGTAGAAATACGCTTCAAGCAGGTCTTATGCTTTTCCAAAGTCGAGGTTTAATTGAGATTCAATACCGCAAGAACGGAGTTTGCTATGCCGCAATGGAAACATCATCAAGCTTCCTAGACGCAATCGATGCGGAATATGTGACTGATTTGCGTAACCGGTCGGCATGGTTGAACTCCACGCTAGGTAACATGCCGGATGTTGAGCTTCACTCCGTTGTTCAATCCAATCTAGGGGTGTGGGGAGCCGAGTTCGAAATGGAATCGGTCTTGCATCTGGAGGACAAAGAATGA